GCGGGCCTCGGTGCCCATCGTCATGCTGACGGCCAAGGCCAGTGAGGTCGACAAGGTGGTCGGCCTCGAGCTGGGGGCCGACGACTACGTCACCAAACCCTTCAGCCCCCGCGAGCTGGTGGCGCGCATCCGAGCCGTGCTGCGCCGGTTTCAGGCCGCCAGGGAGGCGAGCCAGCAGGCCGATGCGGGTGGCGAGCTGCGCGTCGGCGAGGTCATCATGGACGTCGCGCGCCACCAGGTCTGGGTCAAGGGCCGCCCCGTCGAGCTGACCCCCAAGGAGTACGATCTCTTGCGGATGCTGATGAGCAACAAGGGGATCGTGCTGACCCGGGAGCTCTTGCTGGACAAGGTGTGGGGTTACGACTTCGCCGGCGACACCCGCACCGTCGACGTCCACGTGGTGCGCCTGCGCCAAAAGCTGGAAGATGACCCGGCCCACCCTCGCTACATCGAGACGGTGAGGGGCGTGGGCTACCGGATGCGAGAGCACCCTGCGTAAGGACGCGGCCAGGCGCCCATCGTGGCGAAGAGCGCTCGTCGGGTCGCACCTGCTGGTCGCCGGCGCCTCAGCCAGCGCCGCCGCGCTGGCCATGGCGGTCGCGCACGACCCGTGGCTGGCGGCGGTGGCGGGGGGCGCGACGGGCTTGGGGCTGGGAGCGCTCCTGGCCATCAGGACGTGGCGCCAGCTACAGGGCAGCATCGCACCGCTCGTCGACACGGTGGCCGAGCTGGCGCGGGGCCGTCCCATCCAGGTGGTGCTGCCCGAGCCGGAGGAGCTGGCGGAGCTGGGCCGGCGTCTGCGGGAGCTC
This genomic interval from Limnochorda sp. LNt contains the following:
- a CDS encoding response regulator transcription factor, yielding MTTGHRVLIVDDEPSIVELVRFTLEKEGFQCDVASDGPKALEMVERTKPDLVVLDLMLPGLDGLEVCRRIRQRASVPIVMLTAKASEVDKVVGLELGADDYVTKPFSPRELVARIRAVLRRFQAAREASQQADAGGELRVGEVIMDVARHQVWVKGRPVELTPKEYDLLRMLMSNKGIVLTRELLLDKVWGYDFAGDTRTVDVHVVRLRQKLEDDPAHPRYIETVRGVGYRMREHPA